In Pseudomonas sp. DNDY-54, a genomic segment contains:
- a CDS encoding YceD family protein, whose translation MLKGPIPPHVDPRKLADRAAALKGELPLSELKRLVDPLEDDKGVVRASFEFGRDEQRTVVIHSELDVEVTMICQRCLEPVVLPIHSECDYAVVNEGSSSQHLPKGYDVLEVGEDPLDLLALVEEELLLALPIVPLHDQEVCQPPAGPDEPEPSEDEVSRSNPFSVLAQLKRDPNV comes from the coding sequence ATGTTGAAAGGACCGATACCTCCGCACGTTGACCCGCGCAAGCTCGCCGACCGAGCGGCCGCCCTGAAGGGTGAGCTGCCCTTGTCTGAGCTGAAGCGGCTCGTCGATCCTCTCGAGGACGACAAAGGTGTGGTGCGCGCCAGTTTTGAATTTGGGCGCGACGAGCAGCGCACTGTGGTCATTCACAGTGAGCTGGATGTTGAAGTCACAATGATTTGCCAGCGTTGTCTGGAGCCGGTTGTTCTGCCTATTCACAGCGAGTGCGACTATGCCGTGGTGAATGAGGGTTCGAGCAGCCAGCACCTGCCCAAGGGCTATGACGTGCTGGAAGTGGGAGAGGATCCTCTGGATCTGCTGGCGCTGGTTGAAGAGGAGCTCTTGCTCGCTCTTCCGATTGTTCCACTCCATGACCAAGAAGTTTGCCAGCCGCCGGCTGGGCCTGATGAGCCCGAGCCGAGTGAGGACGAGGTATCGCGGTCCAACCCGTTCAGCGTACTGGCTCAGTTAAAGCGTGACCCAAACGTTTAG
- a CDS encoding Maf family protein: MRRLLLASSSSYRRELLSRLQLRFDCCAPEIDETALEGELPEQLVRRLACEKAQALTMHYPNHLIIGSDQVAVLEHDILGKPHTFERAQEQLRACSGKSATFLTGLALLDSRTGYVQVDCIPFTVHFRAINDQQIERYLQAEQPFDCAGSFKAEGLGVSLFRSTEGVDVTSLIGLPLIRLVEMLNRAGVEVP; this comes from the coding sequence ATGCGCCGCCTACTTCTCGCATCAAGCTCCTCATATCGACGCGAACTGCTTTCGCGACTGCAATTGAGGTTCGATTGCTGCGCACCAGAAATAGACGAAACTGCGCTTGAGGGAGAGCTGCCGGAGCAGCTGGTTCGCCGGTTAGCCTGCGAGAAGGCTCAGGCGTTGACCATGCACTATCCGAATCACCTGATCATTGGCTCTGATCAGGTTGCCGTGCTCGAGCACGATATTCTTGGAAAACCCCATACATTTGAGCGAGCACAAGAGCAACTGCGGGCCTGTAGCGGGAAGAGCGCGACATTCCTAACCGGGCTCGCACTACTCGATAGCCGAACCGGATATGTCCAGGTTGACTGCATCCCTTTTACCGTTCATTTCCGGGCCATCAACGACCAACAGATCGAACGCTATTTGCAGGCCGAACAACCTTTCGATTGTGCAGGCAGCTTCAAAGCGGAAGGCTTAGGGGTCAGCCTATTCCGCTCAACCGAAGGCGTCGATGTCACCAGCCTGATCGGACTGCCACTAATCCGGTTGGTCGAGATGCTCAACCGGGCTGGCGTTGAAGTACCTTGA
- the sppA gene encoding signal peptide peptidase SppA, with the protein MSDEWKAPAGEGKDDRNSWKLLEKTLLAGVQEQRRARRWGIFFKLLTFIYLFGALLMFSPLLRMGDGKAEGDSHTAVINVRGMIADEEAASADNIVGALRAAFEDSNTKGVVLRINSPGGSPVQSGYIYDEIRRLRGEYPAVKVYAVITDLGASGAYYIASAADAIYADKSSLVGSIGVTAATFGFVETMQKVGVERRVYTSGEHKAFLDPFQPEKPEETEFWRSVLATTHRQFIDSVKQGRGDRLQVEEHPELFSGLIWSGEQALELGLIDGLGSASYVAREVIKEEELVDFTVKDSALDRFTKRLGASVGSQLAMWMGFQGPQLR; encoded by the coding sequence ATGTCGGATGAATGGAAGGCGCCCGCGGGCGAGGGGAAGGACGATCGCAACAGTTGGAAACTGTTGGAAAAGACCCTGCTTGCTGGTGTGCAGGAGCAGAGACGAGCTAGGCGTTGGGGCATATTTTTTAAGCTGCTTACCTTTATCTATCTCTTCGGTGCGCTACTGATGTTCTCGCCTTTGCTGCGTATGGGTGACGGCAAGGCTGAAGGCGACAGCCATACCGCCGTCATCAATGTTAGAGGGATGATTGCCGATGAAGAGGCAGCGAGCGCGGACAACATTGTCGGGGCGCTTCGGGCCGCTTTCGAAGATTCCAACACCAAAGGAGTGGTGCTGCGGATAAACAGTCCGGGCGGCAGTCCGGTCCAGTCGGGATATATTTATGATGAAATCCGACGGCTTCGTGGCGAATATCCAGCCGTAAAGGTCTATGCGGTTATTACTGATCTGGGTGCATCTGGCGCTTATTATATTGCCAGCGCAGCGGATGCGATTTATGCCGATAAGTCCAGTCTGGTCGGCTCGATTGGGGTCACCGCCGCCACTTTCGGGTTCGTCGAGACGATGCAAAAGGTTGGCGTGGAGCGGCGGGTCTATACCTCGGGCGAGCACAAGGCATTTCTTGATCCGTTCCAGCCTGAAAAACCCGAAGAAACGGAGTTCTGGCGTAGCGTCCTTGCAACCACGCATCGGCAATTCATCGATAGCGTCAAGCAGGGGCGTGGTGACCGGCTACAGGTCGAGGAACACCCCGAGTTGTTTTCGGGGCTTATTTGGTCTGGAGAGCAGGCGCTTGAGCTGGGCCTGATTGATGGGCTGGGCAGCGCGAGCTACGTCGCACGAGAAGTCATCAAAGAGGAAGAGCTGGTTGATTTCACCGTCAAAGACTCCGCTCTAGATCGGTTTACTAAAAGGCTAGGGGCGAGCGTGGGTTCGCAGCTTGCCATGTGGATGGGCTTTCAGGGCCCGCAGCTGCGCTAG
- a CDS encoding HAD-IA family hydrolase, with product MNKYELLIFDWDGTLVDSIGHIVESILFAAADCELPALDEASIKGIIGLGLPEAIAALYPEVSDERTVEAFRRAYADHYLSLEAEPSVLYPGVAEALRAFRGHGYFLAVATGKGRRGLDRVLAGHGWGDFFDVTRCADETLSKPNPQMIHEILAHCGVGPERALMIGDSVFDLEMARRAGVDSVAVTYGAQPLEVLQACMPCLAIKHISELGDWLCSTDSLAEVVAHVG from the coding sequence GTGAATAAATACGAACTATTGATCTTCGACTGGGATGGAACCCTGGTGGATTCGATTGGACATATCGTTGAATCAATATTGTTTGCCGCTGCTGATTGCGAATTACCGGCGCTTGATGAAGCGTCCATTAAAGGCATTATTGGGCTCGGTTTGCCTGAAGCGATTGCTGCTCTGTACCCCGAGGTTAGTGATGAGCGTACGGTGGAGGCGTTTCGTCGAGCCTATGCAGACCATTATCTTTCGCTTGAAGCTGAGCCGTCAGTGCTCTATCCGGGCGTGGCTGAGGCGTTGCGGGCGTTCCGTGGTCATGGGTACTTTCTTGCCGTGGCGACCGGTAAGGGGAGGCGCGGTTTGGATCGAGTGCTCGCGGGGCACGGATGGGGTGATTTCTTTGATGTGACCCGCTGCGCAGATGAGACCTTGAGCAAGCCTAATCCACAAATGATTCATGAGATTCTGGCGCATTGCGGGGTTGGTCCAGAGCGGGCCCTCATGATCGGGGATTCTGTGTTCGATCTCGAGATGGCGCGGCGAGCTGGCGTGGACAGCGTTGCGGTTACGTACGGCGCTCAGCCCCTCGAAGTCTTGCAAGCTTGCATGCCGTGTTTGGCCATTAAACATATTTCGGAGCTCGGTGACTGGCTGTGCTCCACTGATTCACTCGCTGAGGTGGTTGCGCATGTCGGATGA
- the rluC gene encoding 23S rRNA pseudouridine(955/2504/2580) synthase RluC, whose protein sequence is MTNTPSQTSGVQMLEVSPELAGQRIDNFLRTQLKGVPKTLIYRILRKGEVRVNKGRIKPEYKLQAGDVVRVPPLRLPERDEVVPVAQGLLERLETAIVYEDKALVVLNKPAGIAVHGGSGLSFGVIEALRQLRPDAKELELVHRLDRDTSGLLMIAKKRSMLRHLHEALRGDGVDKRYMALVRGRWEAGKKQVNAPLLKNTLRSGERMVEVTEAGKDALTLFRVLRRFGDFATLVEAKPVTGRTHQIRVHAKHAGHSIAGDSKYGDEEFTGVIRDLGGKRLFLHAYALTVPLPDGGELKLEAPVDDLWARTLERLGE, encoded by the coding sequence ATGACCAATACCCCCTCTCAGACCTCCGGCGTGCAAATGCTCGAGGTCTCGCCGGAGCTTGCCGGCCAGCGCATCGATAACTTTCTCCGTACTCAACTCAAGGGTGTGCCCAAGACCTTGATTTACCGCATCTTGCGCAAAGGCGAAGTGCGAGTGAACAAGGGGCGAATCAAGCCCGAGTACAAGCTCCAGGCCGGCGATGTGGTGCGTGTGCCGCCGCTTCGGTTGCCCGAGCGAGACGAGGTGGTCCCGGTGGCGCAAGGTCTTCTCGAGCGCCTGGAAACGGCGATCGTCTACGAAGACAAGGCGCTTGTCGTGTTGAACAAGCCTGCTGGTATTGCGGTACATGGCGGCAGTGGACTCAGCTTCGGTGTCATCGAGGCGCTGCGCCAGCTGCGTCCAGACGCCAAGGAGCTCGAGTTGGTGCATCGCCTGGATCGGGACACGTCCGGACTGCTGATGATTGCAAAGAAACGCAGCATGCTTCGCCATTTGCACGAGGCGCTTCGTGGCGATGGGGTAGACAAGCGATACATGGCGCTTGTGCGCGGTCGTTGGGAGGCTGGCAAGAAGCAGGTGAATGCTCCGCTGTTGAAAAATACGTTGCGATCGGGCGAGCGGATGGTGGAGGTCACTGAGGCGGGCAAGGATGCGCTGACGCTGTTTCGTGTTCTGCGCCGTTTTGGCGACTTCGCTACCCTAGTGGAGGCTAAACCTGTAACTGGACGCACACATCAGATCCGTGTGCACGCAAAGCACGCTGGGCATAGCATCGCCGGTGACAGCAAGTACGGCGATGAAGAATTCACCGGCGTCATTCGTGATCTTGGCGGCAAGCGGCTATTTCTGCACGCCTATGCGCTCACGGTGCCTTTGCCTGATGGGGGTGAGCTGAAACTGGAGGCGCCGGTCGACGATCTCTGGGCGCGGACGCTGGAGAGGCTTGGTGAATAA
- the rne gene encoding ribonuclease E gives MKRMLINATQPEELRVALVDGQRLFDLDIESGAREQKKANIYKGKITRVEPSLEAAFVDFGADRHGFLPLKEISREYFKKSPEGRVNIKDVLSEGQEVIVQVEKEERGNKGAALTTFISLAGRYLVLMPNNPRAGGISRRIEGEERNELREALNGLNVPADMGLIVRTAGLGRSSEEMQWDLDYLLQLWSAVKEASQDRPAPFLIYQESNVIIRAIRDYLRQDIGEVLIDSVEAQDEALSFIQQVMPQYASKIKLYEDSVPLFNRFQIESQIETAFQREVKLPSGGSIVIDPTEALVSIDINSARATKGGDIEETALQTNLEAAEEIARQLRLRDIGGLIVIDFIDMTPAKNQRAVEEKVREALEADRARIQVGRISRFGLLEMSRQRLRPSLGETSGIVCPRCNGQGIIRDVESLSLAILRLIEEEALKDRTAEVRARVPFQVAAFLLNEKRNAITKIELRSRARIFILPDDHLETPHFEVQRLRDDSPEIIAGQASYEMSPTEVEEAQPVSSTRTLVRQEAAVKTAPQRTAPAPAPTAAPIEAAAPASQEPSLFKGLVKSLVGLFAGKQEAPAAEVEKKPAASSRPQRNDERRSGRQQNRRRDSRNNRDEERKPREERAPREDRQPREERQTRPPREERKPREAREPRESREPVEVSEITAQAPQQPRRERSPREDRQPREERKRELRAPLDGSAQTTPDMAASEESAERKPRPPREERKPRAEQAVTADEPQNEIEDSAQEEQQESSEGSERPRRRSRGQRRRSNRRDRQRDANGNEIDSEAEPDTVEVSESNAPVKSEQVAIAATAAALAANTADTDSPPIATQAEVEATPEVPAAAAAIESTEAENKPAEDDTAQPSEAATPAAEPAAAPAVSDAEQPQPARNEPEASEAVIEPAAEQQAPTPIEPVAAPMTASGRAPNDPREVRRRRLEQERLAKEAAEAEAKAAAPSELASPEIVVSEVPVETAAEQQSDATNRSEEVAAEVTPQPEPLSIERIAEPAVAATAQPEVEPVTPTTKAEPEITEETTGQHDADKRQS, from the coding sequence ATGAAAAGAATGCTAATTAACGCAACTCAGCCCGAAGAGTTGCGTGTCGCACTGGTCGACGGCCAACGCCTGTTCGATCTGGATATCGAATCCGGCGCCCGCGAACAGAAAAAAGCCAACATCTACAAAGGCAAGATCACCCGCGTCGAGCCCAGCCTCGAGGCCGCCTTTGTCGACTTCGGTGCAGACCGCCATGGTTTTCTTCCTCTCAAGGAGATTTCCCGCGAGTACTTCAAAAAATCGCCTGAAGGTCGCGTCAATATCAAGGACGTCCTGAGCGAAGGCCAGGAAGTCATCGTCCAGGTTGAGAAAGAAGAGCGCGGCAACAAGGGTGCGGCGCTGACCACCTTTATCAGCCTGGCTGGCCGCTATCTCGTGCTGATGCCGAACAACCCACGCGCAGGCGGCATCTCCCGTCGCATCGAAGGCGAAGAACGTAACGAGCTGCGCGAAGCGCTAAACGGTCTCAACGTTCCCGCCGACATGGGCCTGATCGTCCGGACTGCCGGCCTCGGCCGCTCCAGCGAAGAAATGCAATGGGACCTGGATTACCTCCTACAGCTATGGAGCGCAGTCAAGGAAGCCTCGCAGGACCGCCCCGCCCCCTTCCTGATTTACCAAGAATCCAATGTCATTATCCGCGCCATCCGCGACTACCTGCGCCAGGACATCGGCGAGGTACTGATCGATAGCGTCGAAGCACAAGACGAAGCCCTGTCCTTCATCCAGCAGGTGATGCCGCAGTACGCCAGCAAGATCAAGCTGTACGAAGACAGCGTGCCGCTGTTCAACCGCTTCCAGATTGAGAGCCAGATCGAGACCGCTTTCCAACGTGAAGTGAAGTTGCCGTCCGGCGGTTCTATCGTTATCGATCCGACCGAGGCACTGGTGTCCATCGACATCAACTCGGCGCGTGCGACCAAGGGCGGCGACATCGAAGAAACCGCCCTTCAGACCAACCTCGAAGCGGCCGAGGAAATTGCCCGCCAGCTGCGCCTGCGCGACATCGGCGGCCTGATTGTTATCGACTTCATCGACATGACGCCGGCTAAGAACCAGCGCGCCGTTGAAGAAAAAGTTCGCGAAGCACTCGAAGCCGACCGGGCTCGCATTCAAGTCGGTCGTATTTCGCGCTTCGGCCTGCTGGAGATGTCCCGCCAACGCCTGCGCCCATCGCTCGGCGAAACCAGCGGTATCGTCTGCCCGCGCTGCAACGGTCAAGGAATCATTCGCGATGTCGAATCACTGTCGCTGGCCATCCTGCGCCTGATCGAAGAAGAAGCCCTCAAGGACCGCACCGCCGAGGTCCGCGCCCGCGTGCCGTTCCAGGTTGCCGCCTTCCTTCTCAATGAAAAGCGCAACGCTATCACCAAAATCGAGCTGCGCAGCCGCGCGCGCATCTTCATCCTGCCGGACGATCATCTTGAGACGCCGCACTTCGAAGTGCAGCGTCTGCGCGATGACAGCCCGGAAATCATCGCCGGTCAGGCCAGTTATGAAATGAGCCCAACCGAGGTCGAGGAAGCTCAACCAGTCAGCTCAACGCGCACCCTGGTCCGCCAGGAAGCTGCGGTGAAAACTGCACCGCAGCGTACTGCACCCGCACCAGCACCCACCGCCGCGCCTATTGAAGCCGCCGCACCGGCTTCGCAGGAGCCGAGCCTGTTCAAGGGTCTTGTCAAATCGCTGGTAGGTCTTTTTGCCGGCAAGCAGGAAGCACCTGCCGCTGAAGTCGAGAAGAAACCCGCCGCTAGCAGCCGACCACAACGCAACGATGAACGCCGTAGCGGGCGCCAGCAAAACCGTCGTCGCGATTCGCGTAACAACCGCGACGAAGAACGCAAGCCTCGCGAAGAGCGCGCTCCTCGGGAAGACCGTCAGCCTCGCGAAGAACGCCAGACACGCCCGCCACGCGAAGAACGCAAGCCACGTGAAGCTCGAGAACCGCGCGAGTCCCGCGAGCCGGTAGAAGTCAGCGAAATCACTGCGCAGGCACCACAGCAACCGCGTCGCGAGCGCAGTCCGCGCGAAGACCGTCAGCCGCGTGAAGAGCGTAAGCGGGAGCTGCGCGCGCCACTCGACGGCTCCGCGCAGACCACACCAGACATGGCGGCCAGCGAAGAAAGCGCTGAGCGCAAGCCACGTCCGCCTCGTGAAGAGCGAAAGCCACGGGCAGAGCAAGCGGTAACTGCGGACGAGCCGCAGAACGAAATCGAAGACTCCGCCCAGGAAGAACAACAGGAGTCGAGCGAAGGCAGCGAGCGCCCACGTCGTCGCTCCCGCGGCCAGCGTCGCCGCAGCAATCGCCGTGATCGTCAACGCGATGCCAATGGCAACGAGATTGATAGCGAAGCCGAGCCAGACACTGTCGAAGTCAGCGAAAGTAATGCGCCAGTGAAGTCGGAGCAGGTCGCCATTGCCGCGACTGCCGCCGCCCTTGCGGCTAACACGGCAGATACCGACTCGCCACCCATCGCGACGCAAGCCGAAGTAGAGGCGACGCCAGAGGTACCAGCAGCAGCGGCGGCCATAGAGAGTACTGAAGCCGAAAACAAGCCAGCCGAAGACGACACAGCACAGCCAAGCGAAGCTGCTACCCCAGCTGCAGAGCCAGCCGCTGCGCCTGCCGTGTCTGACGCCGAGCAACCTCAGCCGGCACGCAATGAGCCCGAGGCCTCCGAAGCTGTAATCGAACCTGCCGCCGAGCAGCAAGCTCCGACGCCGATCGAGCCCGTAGCAGCGCCGATGACAGCGAGCGGTCGCGCACCGAACGACCCACGCGAGGTTCGCCGTCGCCGCCTGGAGCAGGAGCGCCTGGCCAAAGAAGCTGCCGAGGCAGAAGCGAAAGCTGCAGCACCCTCGGAACTCGCTAGTCCAGAGATTGTGGTAAGCGAAGTGCCTGTCGAGACAGCAGCCGAGCAACAGTCCGACGCAACCAACCGTAGCGAAGAGGTCGCGGCTGAAGTTACTCCACAGCCTGAACCGCTTTCCATCGAACGGATAGCTGAACCAGCCGTCGCGGCGACGGCCCAGCCCGAGGTGGAGCCAGTCACGCCCACCACCAAGGCTGAGCCGGAGATAA